TGCTCTTCGAAATTTATGCGGTGGGCGGCCAATGCACGAAGAGGGGTGCCTGCTTCGTAGGTTATGGAGGACTTGTCAGACAAATATATAAGGAGTCCGTCCACACGTTTTTTTCTATATTTTTGCTCTCTTTTCTCTCTATCTTTACCAGTCTGTCTGATTCTTTGAACAATTCTCAAGTCAATTCAAATCTTTCAAAGATCATTTACGCCTGTGACCACTACTCTATTactgttttttttttattattattatttgttgttgttattgacTTTGGTCGTCATGTGTGTCTCATTTCAATGTCTTTTAGATAAGATTGCTATGTTTGCCACTACAACAATGTGTCTCTTATCTCAATATGTCAAGGATAAGATTAGAATGCTCTTCACTACTCaggtgatttttttgattgtcGTTGTTATCTTTTTGGCTCTTTACTTTGAGCTCCACCCTGAACTTGACCCCTGTTACTCCAGAAAACCAATGGTCAGAGAAGAGGTTGAAGAAGTCGTTCACTCCCAGCAACCTGAGCCTGTCTCTATGACGGTCAAGGTTGCTACCAAAGTTGTTGAAGGTATTTGTGTTGCATCTTTGGCATTTCCTCCCCCTAGTTTCGTGACTTCTAAGTTCCAACAGGCCATTAATTCAGTTAAAGATGATATCAGGATGGCCAAGGAACCCCTAGTTGTCTCAATGCCTGACTTCTCTGATGATTACACCAATATTCCAGTTATTCAAACTCAGAAACATGAATCAAAGATACACAAGAAATGGGTCAAATTTACAAAGGTTTTTGGAAAGTCTTCTACTAAACAACCATCGGCCTCTAATTTAATTCAAGAGGTATCAATCCAGATCTTGGACCCAGCCGGCATGTCGCCTTTACAGACACCGGTAACTCCTAAGAAGAAAAATCCAGTCGAGAAGTTATTCCGAAAGTTCAAACACAGAGGACATCAGGAATTTACTACCAATGGAACCAGTACACCTGCCCTCACACCAGAAAAGGAAGACAAGTCATCATGGAACCTTTTAAAGAAGTCTAAAACCTCTTCTACTGGTAaagaaaaatcaaagagACTTCGACACTTGTTTCGGAAACAATCATCCGAAGTTGAACACTAGTTTAACACTACATTGAATCAAGACAAGAACCAATCATCCAATTCAGACGGCATTACAATTCTTCATTAATTTGGCATTTACCCAGGTCGCTCTAGTTCGACTGTTGGGCAACCACCACTGGCATCCTTACTGCTCAGCCCTCCTCTCTTGCGGGGCAGTGGACGAACTCAGGACACCCGACTCGCATCTTACCCCCAATACTAGGCATGGCGCGACGTGGTATCCAGTCTGCGACAGCCTAGATCTAGTATGGCATCCCGAGTCATACTCTGATGTTGGGTCCTCTTCCGTCCAGAGTTAGTCCCCATTTAGGATTACAGCGAGCTCATTTCCCACTTGGAGCTTTTTCTACCATGATTCCCTTGTATCGGCTGTACCATCTCCACCTCTGACAGGCAATCCCCGCTACTTTTAGTTCTGAGGACTGATTTCAGTAACATTAGTAGCTTGGTACTGGCCCCCGGGCCATACCTAGAAGATTTATCCAATCTTCAAGTCCTGTTCTATTTTGGATGGTACACGCGGGTCTTTTATTGGAATGGTAGTTACCCCTCACTTGAAACTAATGGTTGCCTTCAACTTGCATGGACCTTTTAAGAACTAGAGTCACACTGGACCCTTCCATCCTCTACCGTCATGACATTATTGGTTCTTGATTCTATATCTCTATTTGTAATAATCTTAACTTTTCTTGTCTTGACATTTTTCAGCTCTAATAGTTACTAAACCTACCATCTGAGATGCTCTCATGATAAATTTAGAATTTGTTTGTCAGCTGAGATAGGAAATAATCATATATCTAAAGTCAATTCTTGTAAATATATCATCTTATTATACTATAGTTACACTTCGAACAAATATTGCTACAAGGGCTTGCTCAATTCCTTTGAAGTTGTCAGGAATATTGATCGGTAGGCATTTTCGGTGTGAGGGCAGAATTCTCTCTGGTTAGTTTTATTATCAATGGAAACTGTTAATTATTTGGTAGCCTCTAGGCAACCACTCAAGTTATAACTGGAAATCACTTATTGAAGGATTTGTTAAGGCTAGTGAAATATCTCAGTGGAGCTTGAGTAGTTGTATACTGTTGTTCATGCcttttcttgctctttAACCGGGATATAGTTCAGTCGGCTGACGGTCGCCACGGGGTGCAGTGTTTTTATTGAAGTGTTTCAAATAAGAGTATCTTTTTAGAAGGTAAGATGGGTTTTACATGAAATTTGTAGATTCTTAAGAATACTATGATCTATGTCCTTTTCATCTGGCTGAAGGTTCTCATTGGATCCATTCATTTCCGGAATAGCGACGAATAATGCGACGATTCACTTCTCTAAATTCTTGGATGGACCGTAGAACTTTACTATGTAAATTTTTATAAAAAAACTGCTAGGACAGGGGCTTGTAGATAGATCAACTGGCCCACCACCCTCGTTTAAAGTTTAGTATTTGCTCTTGAAGTTTGTGTATTCATGAAGAATACCCACCTTAACCGTCCACATTTGGAATAAAGTGAGGGGATAGTTACTGGAGAAAATTTGAGTATATCCAGGTGATAAGATTTCCTTTAGAGATAATAATACATATCTGATTTTTTCTGGAAGTTCTTAACGATATTGAGCAGTTAGTCACTTGGGTGAAGCACACAAATTACTGGTTTACAGCATAATGTGCAGGCGATCCGTGACCGTTTCCTGAAATTGAACGGTACAGTGCGATTGTAACCCACCGGTTGAGGAAGGCTCACTGTATAGTAAGTCCATGATCATATCATATCGTAATTATATCATTGCCAAGAATTTTAAGTACCGAATGTCCATGTCGACGAAGGTTCTTGACTTTGTGTTTACATTACTATAGGAAAGTAATATCTAAAGTTTTAGTGCACTCACGTCGAAGTATAATCAGTCCAATAGTGCCTTCAATTGTATCGTACTCTGTTGGTACACATGTGAAGGAGTAATATAGATACATAAAATGCTTTGGAGGGGAAAGATACTTGCTATATTAAGGGTAGTGTGAAAGTGCAAAATCATGGACTCCTTAGTTTAATAGTACTCTTATTAATAGTACTCTTATTAACTGACAACTCGCCTAATCCTCTGATTCTTTCTTCATATAATTGGTCTTGTATTCGGTACTTAACATCGATGTTGATTTGAGCGGCGGTCTGGTGTACCTACCGTTTTATCATGATTAGCACGGGCCGCTGATGTCGCCATGTTAGGGATTCCATGCAACCTGACTTTGATTGTGAAATGGATTCTTAAGCTCCCAGTGACCCAACGGGATATCCATATTAATAGAAATAGGGTCTTAAATAAGTGGATGAATGGTCCCCCTACGGGCTGGGTCCACAATTGGCTATGAAGGTCACGTGATTATATTTATCGCGCTGTTGTGTTGCAAATGTCATGTCATGTTAACTTGAACAGAACAAACTGAACTCCGGGACGTCTTCAATAGAATATTTGTGTTCAAGTGACGCTTAGCCAGTGTCTCAAAGTTCAGTTATTAATGTGGCAATAGCTTACCAGTAACTGTATGGTAGCCTGCCGCCAGTCATTCTACTCGCAATGAAACAGCCCACCGCCAATAAGCTACTCAAAGGCGCAGCAATTGGGCAGTCTGGCCGACTGGAGATAGTTAATAACGCAACTTCTACTTTGGCAGACAAACTTGGTCTTGTTCCCGATGAGCTGTCTAGACCTCTGACTGACAAGATGACAGAGGTCTATGAAAACAGCCGACGAATTGGAATCCAAGCGAAAGAGCTTTCTACAAAAACAGCACAACTCAAGGCTTTAACCGGACAATGGAAAACTCTATCTTCAGGCGTTGAAAATAAAGTCAAAGAGTTTGGAGATGTACAAAATTGGGCAGAGATGATTGACCAAGACCTGCGCGTTCTCGAGGAAACTATTAAACAGGCAAAACGGCTGCGGTAGAAATTCGTCTCTGTTTGTGATCTAGGGTCTAGTCGACTAACTAATCTAAAACAGCTGATTCAAATTATATCTTATGCTGACCATGATGGCTTCTTAATGAAAGTCTAATTCTAATTTTGTCTAGCTATACGAATATTCACGCGACTTAATCACTTTCCAGGAATCTTTGTATCGTGGGCATAAGCTCTATCGTACTAGATGAGATTACAGATGCATCCTCTATATTTCTGTCCATTAAggcaaaagaaaaatttgGACTTCGTAACTGGACATAATGGTAGGATGTGTCAGGTGAAGTTTCGAATTGACCCTTCAAAACACATTGACCACATCAGTGCTGGGTTAGTATTACGAAGTAGGGAATGTGTATAAAATCGATTTTACGACACCCTCTCTCAAGCTCATTGGGACGTAGGGTCCGTTGAGTGTACGTATGACTATATATGATGTCACCACCCCACAATGAATCTCTATATTTTCAGATACTAGTACATAcctgttatttattaatgcAGTAATTACTGGCTAAACAATATATAAAGTCAATTTACAGCGAGGTGGCATTTCAGGAGAGGATATTGAGAGCTACAATAATTCTTACTGTAATTTTGCAGCTTCTATTTATGGAATGTTCAGGGGTAACTCGGTGAAATGGGAGGCGATGCGCGTGCGCGGGACGATTGTCCGGATGAACCCGTCTTGTGGAGTGGAGTTACTGCCAAGGGAACTTGCTCGCTAGTGGTGTAGATTGCTAGGTTGTCGTCCTTGCGATTATTGACTTCGTTCATTCTACTTAGTTGAGAATTTTGAAGCCGACTGAGTAATATAATTTTTTGGCGCTGTTGATGGCATATCGCTAACGTCTGGATTTTGTATAACTCAATATTCATCATGGCAGCTGTAGAACCAACAACAGAAGACGGAGGTTCGGGGTGGGGCTATTTGTTTTGGAGCTGTTTATTTATCCTTATTCTTGCTGGATTAAtcttgtatttatttagatCATGGTGGTGTGAGTATATCCTGGTTACCGAAGATGCCGGACCAATTCATCTGTTTTCTTAGCGGTGAACTAACATATTTGTAACAGTGCCAGCTGCGCGATCCCTTCCTACATGGCCATCGTGGCTGCCTAGTGGCGGTCGTTATTCATTTTTAGGAGACCAGCAGGCTGGTTTCTCCTCTGAAAATTTTGACCTCTCCAGCAATATAGAGTCTGGGGATGGTCGACAGGGTTTGGATACGAATGGAAAGCGAGAAATACAGCGATTGATGAAGAGCCACCCGGGAATGTCATTCGATGATGCTCGAGCTCTGTATACGAAGAACAAGTTTGCCTCTAACGGCATTGGTCCTGATGGCCGTCCAAATGACCCCAGAGCTGTATTTTTCTCTTAAATAATTAGTGTTTGCATCCCGAGTAATAAgactttgtttttgtcATGTCGCTGGACTACTTATCCAGATGGTCACTAGCCATCACAAGTAAACTCGTATTCCTGCTCACACTTCTTTGATCCCAACAAGCCCAGCAGAGattcctgcgaagcaggaaccacggggtctggggcagagccccagccgccggaggcaaaaaccaaaaaaatgtacaaacaaacaaacaaacattTATGCTATTACAAGAAAGGCAGGAAGCTAATGTATCGACCTACCGTCTACAATTTTTGGAGCTGATTCTAAACTCGATTATCAGATTCCTTGCACTAGTTGCCACCAGTCACCTTGACAATTTGtctcttctgctgttcaCGAGCCCATTTAGCTGTTTCTTTAGTTGCTGATGAAAAGTTGCGGTCGCGGGCCTTGCGAATGATTTCGGTAACCCAATCATGTCTGTACAGAGGGGCGACTTGGCCATCAGGGTATATAGATGCAACATCTCCTAACAAACCTGCTAAGGAGCGGAGAACAGATTCAGATTTGATAAGCTCGTGATCGGATAGTAGCGTCGATAGGAATGCAAACATTCCTTCAATATATGGCAACAAAGCTTGTGGTGAGTCGTGCATGCCAGCAACAATACCGACATAGGCGTCAATTATGGCCTCACGTAGACTAAACACATAATCGAGGAACTCTAAAGACGAATCTTCGTCGGCTCGTAGTTGAGCAGCATCATTGAGAACTTGCATCACCACTTGCAAATAGGGGATGAATCCACCGCCGATAGATGAAGCCACGTCTCCGATACAGGACAGAATAACAGGCTTGATTTCGCGACGAATGTCATCTTTGCGCAAGTTTTCCACAAAAGTATTCATAAATGTATCGCTGTATTTCTCAATTTGTTTTCCAACCGAGTGGCTGATATCTGCCACAAGACCAACGGCAGTGTTACAGGTCTGGTATTCTCCAGAGTTCTGGAGAGCTGCGACCAAATATGGCATAAATACATCGAGATATTGAGCAAAATGCTCATTAGTGGCACCGGCAACAGCACCAATTGCAATGAaaacatcttcttcaatgaGGGAGTTGGGCAACTTTGTCTCGAGCAAATGGATGAATAAGGTCATTAATTGCTcagctgctggtagcaCTTGGTCATCTGCTCTACGAATGATATTGGTCAATAAACCAAGTAGGTTGATTTGAAGCTCTTCCAAATTACTTCTGTCGTCGGTACCAACGATTTGTTGCTGTAATGCAACTGTTTCATTCAGTCTATTCAAAACCTCACCGGACAAGGACAACACAATGGGTAACACATCAGCTGGGCTGAAAATGACCAGAGTCGACAAAGCCTCATAAGCAGATGTACGAGATGAGTTCTCGTTGTCACTTCTAGAAGCAGCCGATAACAGAGCAGGAACCAAAGCTGGGTAGTATTGGGAAATAGGAGATGTAGCATCCTGGGGCCCATTTTGTGATAGTTGTTCCGTCAAGTTCATTATCGTCCAACAACAATTGGTCGATACTTTGGGATGATCTTGTAAACCAGTCAGCAGAGCTTCAATCATGGGCTCTAAATGCAGTTCAATATCTATTCCTTCGATCATCAAGTCAGCAACTCTGCCCAAACACCATGCAACAGTATCCTTAACTTGTAATGATTGGTCTTTCATGAGAGCTAGCAAGGGCATAAGAGCCTGCCCAATAAGCTGACGGAGTCTGTCAGGGTCGGGACCCTCCAGAATCGACCCAAACGCCATGACAGCAGCCTCTCGATTTACCCAGCTCTCGCTGCTAAGGTTTTTAGACACAAAGTCAACTGTAATGTCAACAACATGGTTCTGGGTGTTTTGAGCAAACAGCTGTAACGAGGCACCGGCGGCCATAGACACAGACCAGTCGTCATCACTAGTATCTTCATCTTGGCGGGTCAACAAGGTCAACAACGTAGGCAACACATGGCCAATGGCATTCTCAGCAAAATGGAAGTTTCGGCTATTAGCTACTGAAGGATCAACTCCCGCGTATATATCTTCCTGAGCAGCCAAAGCTAGATTGATCTCTTCTTCGCACACCGTACTCCAGAACTCCACAGCCATGCAAGCAACCATGTCGTCGCTACTCTGCATACCGCTAACTGTCAGACCGAATAGAGCTTTCTCCATGTATGGCTTCATGTAAACATAATATAAACTCATAATTCTACCGAGAGCAccaaaagcagcagcttgtAGTTCGGTAGATTCGGCTTGAGTGGCTTCACATACCACTTGCATGATGTAATTACGTTCACTTTCTTGGTCAAAGTTGAGACGAATGAACTCGAGCGAATTGACCAATGCGTTAAGGGCTGTTAATCTAACAACTAAGTTAGGTTCTTCTTTACGAGCTCCTTGCACAATGGCGGTTAAAATGCCATCAGCCTGTGAAACTACGCCGGAGTTGGATGGATCAGCCGTCTCACATATATAACCAATGGCCAGTAATGAAGCTCTCTTGACATGAGTAGGCTGTTCAGCAGTAGTATTTTGAACCAAAACTGCAGTCAAGGTTGGCCATTCGTCTCTTGGAAGCTCGATATCtgcaatagcagcaatcaactgagcagcagcatttccGACTCTCTCATCAGGGGAGATAAGTGCTGCTAATGAAGTAGCCTTGATTTGTTCTTTGACTGCACCATCTAAAGATACCCATCTCTCGGTCTGACTCAGTTGGATCCTTATATCTTTACTACTAATTTCGTTCTTCAAGGCAATACCAGCCAAGATTCTCACTTCAGTACGTTGTTGATCGCTTTCCAATGCTTGAGTCAACATCCCCAAATAAGGCACGAAATGCTCGCGGGCTGCTTCCTTCAGCTGAGCTTCGGCCTGGGCTCGCACCTGTTGGTCACGGCCCAAAATGGCATTCTCCAACACCTGTCCAATATCCATCTATATTTGCCGTTAGTAAACCGATTCCCTCCTAGCTGGTCAATTCCCTGTGAACTGCTCGAGTCACCAGATCATATATCAGTGAATCCGGAAGTTCAGCAAGAGTTGCCactttttttcaaatatcCACTTTCCGGAGCTCGTCAATAATTGTAGACTCATCTCATCCCACAGTTCCATCAGTTGCTCCGAAACTTCTTTAAGACCCTATTGACCAAACTACATCAAGCTCGTCACCACAAGACCCTCATCACAAAGTACATACGACTACCGCTGCTACTATTTAAAACACTATCCCTGTCcaatctgctgcttcctGTTGTCTGCAATTCTCCTGCAATCTATCAAACCGAATCACGAATCCAATTGAATACTTCACAAATTAGCTATAGTGCAAATAAGGCTGAAATTACAGCAgctgatttattttctgcTGATGTATAAGCTGTCCCTATAGCTTGGTCAATTGGCTCACTAAGATTTACTCTCAGAGAGTTGTACCTTgactgatttgattgatctTCTGTTGCTTTTGAAAACAGAACGAAAACATCCATCGCTGCACCTATTGTTTGGAGTGTACAAGATGTTGGTGGCTAGGGTTTCAGCCGTTAATTGTGCACGGCTATCAACAGGGCGGTTGCACCAGTAACCGCATATGCTGTCTATGGAAAAGTAAACAATGAAGAAAAGCATTAGCAGAAGTGGTTCGATATTGTTCCATGTAGCATTGGTAGTTTAAGTCTTGATAAAAGCAAAAGTGTGGTAACTTTGTGATTTGAGGAGTTGTCTCAATGGGTGACTGCACAATGGAGATGGTAGCTGAAAATCCAAATTCCATATGACTCTGTTCATCAGAAGCATTTTGTTCCAAGATGTACAATTTTGTCCTGAACAACACAAGGTGCTGAGATTGGAATGGATGATTCGCTCTGGTAACAAGTTATAGGCTGAACTCTAGAATTCATCTAGTGTGGAGAGTATCTGCGTCTAGAGCCCTTTGAAGTTCGATTTTAAAAGCTATACTTACCGTTGTCCTTTTTCCTATAAACTTTTTTGTACAACGTAATAAATAGCAAGCCGATTAATACTCCTCCGTctaataatataaatatcccTTTGTTGGAAGCAGTTCCTTTTGGGTGGTATTTTGTGGTATTTTAAAACGAACTGttactgctgttggtgtGTAATGTTTATTCTGTTTGTTTAGATCAGGGGAAACGAgacaacagaaaaaaacagaTCTACTCTTTAATTTCTTGGACGCGGTTAGAAACCGACCTGATCTGCCTCAGGGTCCTTACCCTAGCCCAGTTTGGCTATTTACCAAACGCGTTTATGAGAACTTTCTTGCTCATTTGAATTATATTACGATATGTTTATGATAAAACAAGTAGAAGAAGGAtgagataaataaataatacatgagataataaataattaaacAAGCAACAATACCATTCAACAAATCTAAAGATGGCGCCATGAATTTAGATAATATGACATACGGGCACGGGATCTTGGGTTTGAAGTGTCAACAGTAGGAATGATCCGAGAAGTACGAATCGATGAACAAAAATACTCAAGCTCAGCAAAGCTCGAATGTTCGGAATAGGGTACACGAAATATTTGGATATTTCCAGACATTTTCCTGCACTTCTCGAGTTCTGTTAGAGTGAATTGAGGTGAGTGGGGCCCATTTTCCAAGTCCCGTTGAATTGATTCACGAGCTTCAAGATTGCTACTATCTTCCTTGGAAGATTTGGGGCCCCGGAAAGTCCAACCAGTAGGCTGGAATGCCAATAAATGAGTAAAAGTCTTTTTAAGGTACTGCCACTGTTCCTGCAGTGACTTTAGATTGAGGTCTCGCATGCTCACTATGTGTACATTAGCTTTCAGTCCATCATCAGAAAGCAGGGATGTCAGGTTCTCGTCCTGGAGAACTTGCAAAGTAGTCATCTTCCGTCGTTGAGCAAATATTTTGTAATTAAGACGTTGGGCAATATGAATGGCCAACCTCTCTTTCCCAATCGTATAGgaaccaacaaaaataacagGATTGATTGTCgatgattttggttttgaatCTGAGCTTAAAACCCGTGTAAAGTAATTATAAATTGTCTTGCTCTTGGAGCAAGTTGGAA
The Sugiyamaella lignohabitans strain CBS 10342 chromosome A, complete sequence genome window above contains:
- the KAP95 gene encoding Kap95p (Karyopherin beta; forms a complex with Srp1p/Kap60p; interacts with nucleoporins to mediate nuclear import of NLS-containing cargo proteins via the nuclear pore complex; regulates PC biosynthesis; GDP-to-GTP exchange factor for Gsp1p; GO_component: GO:0005737 - cytoplasm [Evidence IEA,IEA]; GO_component: GO:0005737 - cytoplasm [Evidence IDA] [PMID 10684247]; GO_component: GO:0016021 - integral component of membrane [Evidence ISM] [PMID 12192589]; GO_component: GO:0005635 - nuclear envelope [Evidence IEA]; GO_component: GO:0000176 - nuclear exosome (RNase complex) [Evidence IDA] [PMID 19046973]; GO_component: GO:0005643 - nuclear pore [Evidence IDA] [PMID 10684247]; GO_component: GO:0005634 - nucleus [Evidence IEA]; GO_function: GO:0008536 - Ran GTPase binding [Evidence IEA]; GO_function: GO:0005087 - Ran guanyl-nucleotide exchange factor activity [Evidence IDA] [PMID 19549784]; GO_function: GO:0008565 - protein transporter activity [Evidence IEA]; GO_function: GO:0008565 - protein transporter activity [Evidence IDA] [PMID 7622450]; GO_process: GO:0006886 - intracellular protein transport [Evidence IEA]; GO_process: GO:0051292 - nuclear pore complex assembly [Evidence IMP] [PMID 17182855]; GO_process: GO:0006913 - nucleocytoplasmic transport [Evidence IEA]; GO_process: GO:0006656 - phosphatidylcholine biosynthetic process [Evidence IGI,IMP] [PMID 19141610]; GO_process: GO:0006606 - protein import into nucleus [Evidence IMP] [PMID 19141610]; GO_process: GO:0006606 - protein import into nucleus [Evidence IMP] [PMID 23131016]; GO_process: GO:0006612 - protein targeting to membrane [Evidence IMP] [PMID 16929305]; GO_process: GO:0015031 - protein transport [Evidence IEA]; GO_process: GO:0060188 - regulation of protein desumoylation [Evidence IMP] [PMID 17403926]; GO_process: GO:0006810 - transport [Evidence IEA]), producing MDIGQVLENAILGRDQQVRAQAEAQLKEAAREHFVPYLGMLTQALESDQQRTEVRILAGIALKNEISSKDIRIQLSQTERWVSLDGAVKEQIKATSLAALISPDERVGNAAAQLIAAIADIELPRDEWPTLTAVLVQNTTAEQPTHVKRASLLAIGYICETADPSNSGVVSQADGILTAIVQGARKEEPNLVVRLTALNALVNSLEFIRLNFDQESERNYIMQVVCEATQAESTELQAAAFGALGRIMSLYYVYMKPYMEKALFGLTVSGMQSSDDMVACMAVEFWSTVCEEEINLALAAQEDIYAGVDPSVANSRNFHFAENAIGHVLPTLLTLLTRQDEDTSDDDWSVSMAAGASLQLFAQNTQNHVVDITVDFVSKNLSSESWVNREAAVMAFGSILEGPDPDRLRQLIGQALMPLLALMKDQSLQVKDTVAWCLGRVADLMIEGIDIELHLEPMIEALLTGLQDHPKVSTNCCWTIMNLTEQLSQNGPQDATSPISQYYPALVPALLSAASRSDNENSSRTSAYEALSTLVIFSPADVLPIVLSLSGEVLNRLNETVALQQQIVGTDDRSNLEELQINLLGLLTNIIRRADDQVLPAAEQLMTLFIHLLETKLPNSLIEEDVFIAIGAVAGATNEHFAQYLDVFMPYLVAALQNSGEYQTCNTAVGLVADISHSVGKQIEKYSDTFMNTFVENLRKDDIRREIKPVILSCIGDVASSIGGGFIPYLQVVMQVLNDAAQLRADEDSSLEFLDYVFSLREAIIDAYVGIVAGMHDSPQALLPYIEGMFAFLSTLLSDHELIKSESVLRSLAGLLGDVASIYPDGQVAPLYRHDWVTEIIRKARDRNFSSATKETAKWAREQQKRQIVKVTGGN